In Haematobia irritans isolate KBUSLIRL chromosome 1, ASM5000362v1, whole genome shotgun sequence, a genomic segment contains:
- the LOC142222052 gene encoding 26S proteasome non-ATPase regulatory subunit 9 isoform X2, with protein MHGPLVDPEGFPRNDIDIYKVRQARQQIICLQNNHKTLMKSIESLMHQLHAEAREEQLTEQTSDMNVNDSSNESSEDMESACNGLEPIKAIVKITRVDPGSPAEKAGLKCHDEIAEFGSINAKNFTQDLTSIGIVVSHMRDQRIPLKVLRNNEILNIILIPQRWSGNGLLGCNIVLCE; from the exons ATGCATGGTCCATTGGTCGATCCAGAGGGATTTCCTCGCAACGATATTGACATTTACAAAGTTCGTCAAGCCCGTCAACAAATCATTTGTCTGCAGAACAATCACAAAACCTTAATGAAATCGATTGAATCTTTGATGCATCAATTACACGCGGAAGCTAGAGAAGAGCAATTGACGGAGCAAACATCGGACATGAATGTTAATGATAGTTCCAATGAAAGTTCTGAAGACATGGAATCTGCTTGTAATGGTCTGGAACCAATAAAAGCCATAGTTAAAATAACACGCGTTGATCCAGGTTCACCAGCAGAAAAGGcg gGATTAAAATGCCATGACGAAATAGCAGAATTTGGATCTATAAATGCAAAGAATTTTACACAGGACTTAACAAGCATTGGAATCGTAGTTAGTCACATGCGTGATCAACGAATTCCACTGAAAGTCTTACGAAATAACGAAATATTAAACATCATTCTAATTCCACAACGATGGTCGGGTAATGGATTGCTGGGATGCAACATTGTGTTGTGTGAATAG
- the LOC142222048 gene encoding DDB1- and CUL4-associated factor 10 homolog, with amino-acid sequence MSLHRWLYRREYGLPSNRMDFDNIMHRVYGSMKDFDHWNDMNQTSDYGAVFNLEFSPKGNVLVAACEKKSILFFDAITQQQTYKIKDAHTDNVNCIKFLDERMFATCSDDTTVALWDLRYIKKKVRSLHGHSNWVKNIEYSHKDNLLVTSGFDGSIFTWDINSHTEQGLIYQKVFHTSGLMRCRISPDCSKLVICSTGGYLMIIHHLDLTSLHKDLNGFRPSIYRLMQTGHQYIPQAAKFDHVFSKKQKKNRVELVTDFPEENDAEVILALQIHPLGHSILSRNISYDEKTEWSCIHDINEEPRDIHENIQEDHKSSKRKRKIICDSEDESNSGLGGGDESGDSTDDFLLSINRRQRVLRPRLPGGGAPPPPPPSSANAATSSSPASSSNSNANSSSTSANNQSTSATAPSNQSFVPDIWAAEVTVQERAIRQNRARNSNAVTGYNYVYAISSGVLPAVASASNRNSNNDSSNRSADSPSRRGRSTFSDMAASTDGSSTSSSDSPPYLPVFERIRVRPLILPPKRNDYSRGRKIFENPKKLMYYIQEPNKGKGFIKEPSFSADGRIVCSPYDNGVRLLGYSDTCCEYPRHYREIDTIKQKPRALHVLKELRCHDDKVLSTKFSPREPLLASGCKSGKVVWYHPVL; translated from the exons ATGAGCCTTCACAGATGGCTATACCGGAGAGAATATGGCCTCCCTTCAAATCGTATGGATTTCGATAATATTATGCATCGGGTCTATGGTTCCATGAAGGATTTTGATCATTGGAATGACATGAATCAAACATCAGACTACGGAGCAGTTTTCAATTTGGAATTTTCACCAAAAGG gAATGTCTTGGTGGCAGCCTGCGAGAAGAAGTCTATATTGTTTTTCGATGCGATTACACAGCAACAAACTTATAAGATCAAAGATGCACATACTGacaatgttaattgtatcaa ATTTCTCGACGAACGTATGTTTGCAACGTGCTCAGATGATACAACAGTTGCTCTTTGGGATTTAAGGTACATCAAGAAAAAGGTACGGAGCCTACATGGTCATTCAAATTGGGTGAAGAACATTGAATATTCCCACAAGGATAATTTATTGGTGACATCTGGCTTTGATGGCAGCATTTTTACATGGGATATAAATTCACATACAGAACAAGGTTTAATATATCAAAAAGTGTTCCACACAAGTGGTCTGATGCGATGTCGCATTTCACCTGATTGCTCAAAATTGGTAATTTGTTCCACTGGTGGTTATTTAATGATAATACATCATTTAGACTTGACTTCGTTACATAAGGACTTAAATGGCTTCAGG cCAAGCATATACCGTTTGATGCAAACAGGACATCAGTATATACCTCAAGCTGCCAAATTTGACCATGTTTTCTCtaagaaacaaaagaaaaaccgaGTTGAATTGGTAACAGATTTTCCAGAAGAAAATGATGCTGAAGTAATTTTAGCCTTACAA ATCCATCCTTTGGGACATTCAATACTAAGTCGCAACATAAGTTACGATGAAAAGACTGAATGGTCTTGTATACATGATATAAACGAAGAGCCACGTGATATACACGAAAATATACAGGAAGATCATAAAAGTTCTAAAAGGAAAAGGAAAATTATTTGCGACAGCGAAGATGAGTCTAACAGTGGATTGGGTGGTGGTGATGAGAGTGGAGATTCAACAGATGATTTCTTACTCAGTATAAACCGTAGACAACGAGTTTTAAGGCCACGTTTACCAGGAGGTGGAG CGCCACCTCCACCGCCGCCAAGTTCGGCGAATGCAGCAACATCATCATCTCCCGCAAGTTCTTCTAATTCTAATGCTAATTCCTCCTCAACCTCAGCAAATAATCAATCAACGTCAGCAACAGCACCATCAAATCAATCATTTGTTCCCGATATATGGGCAGCGGAAGTCACAGTTCAAGAACGAGCTATACGACAAAATCGAGCCCGCAATTCAAATGCTGTTACGGGCTACAACTATGTATATGCTATTAGCAGTGGTGTTTTGCCAGCAGTAGCATCGGCATCAAATCGAAATAGCAATAATGATAGCTCAAATCGTTCTGCCGATTCCCCATCTAGAAGAGGACGGTCGACATTTTCGGATATGGCCGCTTCTACTGATGGCAGCAGCACTTCAAGCAGTGATTCTCCACCATATTTACCAGTGTTTGAACGTATTCGTGTACGCCCTCTAATATTGCCACCCAAACGTAATGACTATAGCCGTGGTCGGAAAATATTCGAAAATCCCAAAAAACTAATGTATTACATTCAAGAACCGAATAAGGGCAAAGGTTTCATTAAGGAGCCTAGCTTTTCTGCAGACGGGCGTATCGTATGTTCGCCATACGATAATGGCGTTCGATTATTAGGTTATAGTGACACATGTTGCGAATACCCTCGTCATTATCGAGAAATTGATACCATCAAGCAAAAACCACGTGCACTTCATGTTCTTAAGGAATTGAGGTGTCATGATGATAAAGttcttagcaccaaatttagtccaAGAGAACCATTGTTGGCTTCTGGTTGTAAAAGCGGAAAAGTTGTATGGTATCATCCTGTTTTGTAA
- the LOC142222049 gene encoding uncharacterized protein LOC142222049, translated as MAVFVNVLYKNKKEIVPIKCGALSLTTNAICEDIKEHFQILGHIQFFDAANGVKISDDILPDYINQFRYVPGWVLEAKEFQRDEVIEFQEILCDIEDDFEVEEVASGLTVAATESKSIQEIQSLETQNVVSDEMNDLNNVSALLDLSILKELEDIEFQIIVREHSVQCLENSDRTKISKIIIKYILQNDVNFVLTRADYIYISDLICKLFPQEPKDIYYSPAKFGQKASGKLYDAYNNLRKRLSKSGFLKRRGYQPKTIPGAVFQDTSDDIEFLKSTSRMNDEYFAAWCRSLQQRQHLLRKLGSCTREYLQLFPVFRTNHAGVFELFKSDVASLYPTYNGISTWDSLYSNIFERLKSVKDYSAQKILRKADTLPERDKKAVAFLLLPYLFPSINIRAKNKKQIKVSKIEIQEKFVVHFDTLQQADDFENHHVEDNLTSQPYIVFIGDFKSLQAYVLLCDNKYLFDDPLQAIEICFCFYMALNLRYPHG; from the exons ATGGCGGTGTTCGTAAACGTCTTATACAAAAACAAGAAGGAAATCGTTCCAATAAAATGCGGAGCTTTGAGCTTGACGACAAATGCTATTTGTGAAGACA TAAAGGAACATTTCCAAATTCTTGGACACATACAGTTTTTTGATGCAGCCAATGGTGTTAAAATATCAGACGATATATTGCCTGACTACATCAACCAATTTCGATATGTGCCAGGATGGGTACTTGAGGCAAAAGAATTTCAGAGAG ATGAAgtaattgaatttcaagaaattttgtgtGACATTGAAGATGATTTTGAAGTGGAGGAAGTAGCCAGTGGATTGACTGTAGCAGCAACTGAATCTAAAAGTATTCAAGAAATCCAAAGTTTAGaaactcaaaatgttgtttctgatGAAATGAATGATTTAAACAACGTTTCGGCATTATTGGATTTGAGT ATACTCAAAGAGTTGGAAGATATAGAATTTCAAATTATTGTGCGGGAGCATAGCGTACAGTGTTTGGAGAATTCTGATAGaaccaaaatttcgaaaataattataaaatacatTTTGCAAAACGATGTGAATTTTGT ATTAACGCGAGCCGACTACATATATATTTCCGATTTAATATGCAAACTTTTTCCACAAGAGCCAAAGGATATTTACTATTCACCTGCTAAATTCGGACAAAAAGCCTCAGGAAAGCTATATGATGCTTACAACAATTTAAGAAAACGTTTGTCTAAATCTGGTTTCTTAAAACGTCGCGGTTACCAGCCTAAAACCATCCCAGGTGCAGTGTTTCAAG ATACTTCAGATGATATAGAATTTCTAAAGAGTACCAGTCGTATGAATGACGAATATTTTGCAGCTTGGTGTAGAAGTCTGCAGCAAAGACAACACTTATTGCGAAAACTCGGCTCTTGTACAAGGGAGTATTTGCAATTGTTTCCAGTATTCAGAACTAACCACGCTGGAGTATTTGAGCTTTTTAAATCTGACGTAGCATCACTTTATCCCACTTATAATGGAATTTCGACATGGGACAGCTTATACAGTAACATTTTTGAGAGACTAAAAAGTGTAAAGGACTATAGTGCTCAAAAAATTTTACGCAAAGCAGATACACTACCGGAAA GAGATAAAAAAGCAGTTGCGTTTTTGCTATTACCATATTTATTTCCTTCAATTAATATAAGAGCAAAGAATAAGAAACAAATCAAagtttcaaaaattgaaattcaagaaaagtttgttGTCCATTTTGAT ACTTTACAACAGGCTGATGATTTCGAAAATCACCATGTGGAAGATAACTTGACCTCGCAAccatacatcgtttttataggTGACTTCAAATCTTTGCAAGCTTACGTTTTATTGTGTgacaacaaatatttatttgacgatCCCCTGCAAGCAATAgaaatttgcttttgtttttatatggcCCTAAATTTACGTtatccacacggatga
- the LOC142222052 gene encoding 26S proteasome non-ATPase regulatory subunit 9 isoform X1, whose product MIGPSSTKDKLLKLMNEKKDLEMQIDAYGSILSQNANVGMHGPLVDPEGFPRNDIDIYKVRQARQQIICLQNNHKTLMKSIESLMHQLHAEAREEQLTEQTSDMNVNDSSNESSEDMESACNGLEPIKAIVKITRVDPGSPAEKAGLKCHDEIAEFGSINAKNFTQDLTSIGIVVSHMRDQRIPLKVLRNNEILNIILIPQRWSGNGLLGCNIVLCE is encoded by the exons atgattgGGCCATCATCAACAAAGGACAAACTCTTAAAACTAATGAACGAGAAAAAGGATTTGGAAATGCAAATCGATGCATATGGCAGCATATTATCCCAG aatgcaAATGTTGGCATGCATGGTCCATTGGTCGATCCAGAGGGATTTCCTCGCAACGATATTGACATTTACAAAGTTCGTCAAGCCCGTCAACAAATCATTTGTCTGCAGAACAATCACAAAACCTTAATGAAATCGATTGAATCTTTGATGCATCAATTACACGCGGAAGCTAGAGAAGAGCAATTGACGGAGCAAACATCGGACATGAATGTTAATGATAGTTCCAATGAAAGTTCTGAAGACATGGAATCTGCTTGTAATGGTCTGGAACCAATAAAAGCCATAGTTAAAATAACACGCGTTGATCCAGGTTCACCAGCAGAAAAGGcg gGATTAAAATGCCATGACGAAATAGCAGAATTTGGATCTATAAATGCAAAGAATTTTACACAGGACTTAACAAGCATTGGAATCGTAGTTAGTCACATGCGTGATCAACGAATTCCACTGAAAGTCTTACGAAATAACGAAATATTAAACATCATTCTAATTCCACAACGATGGTCGGGTAATGGATTGCTGGGATGCAACATTGTGTTGTGTGAATAG